From Longimicrobium sp., one genomic window encodes:
- a CDS encoding CoA-binding protein — protein sequence MEPVPQEAVEILKSTRTIAVLGMKGDGDEMAPAHGVPMYLAAHGYQITPVNPKLARDGYPGAVASLGDLTAAPDLVQVFRGSDQVAKHVDELLALKPRAVWLQLGIRNDEAAARLQEAGIRVVQDRCMYKDHHALSDAGEI from the coding sequence AGCACCCGGACCATCGCCGTGCTGGGGATGAAGGGCGACGGCGATGAGATGGCGCCCGCGCACGGCGTGCCGATGTACCTGGCCGCCCACGGATACCAGATCACTCCCGTGAATCCCAAGCTGGCCCGGGACGGCTACCCCGGCGCGGTCGCCAGCCTGGGCGACCTGACCGCCGCGCCGGACCTCGTGCAGGTGTTCCGCGGCTCCGACCAGGTGGCGAAGCACGTGGACGAGCTCCTGGCGCTCAAGCCCAGGGCCGTCTGGCTCCAGCTCGGCATCCGGAACGACGAGGCCGCCGCCCGGCTTCAGGAGGCCGGCATCCGCGTGGTGCAGGACCGCTGCATGTACAAGGACCACCACGCGCTCTCGGACGCGGGCGAGATCTGA
- a CDS encoding L,D-transpeptidase, giving the protein MSLALAMAATLITAPTIAAQEDSTSARAETEERRTPSGPFSLIVDLSERELYVMRGDEVERTYPVAIGKPEHPTPRGAFNVRRLIWNPRWVPPDAAWARNRRARAPGDPRNPMGRVKIFFRAPDYYIHGTHQEDSLGQAESHGCIRMRNADVIELARMVMENGGARRSPSWFQQVINRVRSTAEVGLSSPVTLRIRE; this is encoded by the coding sequence ATGTCGCTGGCGCTGGCGATGGCGGCTACCCTGATCACCGCGCCGACGATCGCGGCGCAGGAGGACAGCACGTCGGCGCGGGCGGAGACGGAGGAGCGCAGAACCCCCTCCGGCCCATTCTCGCTGATCGTGGACCTGTCCGAGCGCGAGCTGTACGTAATGCGGGGCGACGAGGTGGAGCGGACGTACCCGGTGGCGATCGGAAAGCCGGAGCATCCCACGCCGCGCGGCGCGTTCAACGTCCGCCGGTTGATCTGGAATCCGCGGTGGGTTCCGCCCGATGCCGCGTGGGCGCGCAATCGCCGGGCGCGCGCGCCCGGCGACCCTCGCAACCCCATGGGCCGGGTGAAGATCTTCTTCCGCGCGCCGGACTACTACATCCACGGCACGCACCAGGAAGACTCGCTGGGCCAGGCCGAAAGCCACGGCTGCATCCGCATGCGCAACGCCGACGTGATCGAGCTTGCGCGGATGGTGATGGAGAACGGCGGCGCGCGACGCAGCCCCAGCTGGTTTCAGCAGGTAATCAACCGCGTGCGGTCCACCGCCGAGGTGGGACTTTCGTCGCCCGTCACGCTGCGGATTCGCGAGTAG
- a CDS encoding MIP family channel protein has translation MTDLYRRAGAEALGTFFLVLIGPGAVMVNARTDALGHPGVALAFAFVVTAMVYSLGHLSGAHINPAVTIGLASRGRFPVREVLPYAVAQCLGATLASFASRAALGSVGDVGASLPSVPHGAAFGVEFLLSFALMFVIMGVATDERGTAGAAGLAIGVTIGFCAMVGGPLTGASMNPARTLGPALAGGGWDGHWIYWLAPIAGMLAAAWVYDALRPAGQAGVVPPGVPLGTEGPIDDGRRR, from the coding sequence GTGACGGACCTGTACAGACGCGCCGGCGCCGAGGCGCTGGGCACATTCTTTCTCGTCCTGATCGGCCCCGGGGCCGTGATGGTCAATGCGCGGACCGACGCGCTGGGCCACCCCGGCGTGGCGCTCGCCTTCGCCTTCGTGGTGACGGCGATGGTCTACTCGCTGGGGCACCTTTCGGGCGCGCACATCAACCCCGCCGTGACCATCGGGCTGGCGTCGCGCGGGCGGTTCCCCGTGCGCGAGGTGCTGCCCTACGCGGTCGCGCAGTGCCTGGGCGCCACCCTGGCGTCGTTCGCCTCGCGCGCGGCGCTGGGCAGCGTGGGTGACGTGGGCGCCAGCCTTCCCTCGGTGCCGCACGGCGCGGCCTTCGGCGTGGAGTTCCTGCTTTCGTTCGCGCTGATGTTCGTGATCATGGGCGTGGCCACGGACGAGCGCGGCACGGCGGGCGCGGCCGGGCTGGCGATTGGCGTGACGATCGGCTTCTGCGCGATGGTGGGCGGGCCGCTGACGGGCGCGTCGATGAACCCGGCCCGGACGCTGGGTCCGGCGCTGGCGGGAGGTGGATGGGACGGGCACTGGATCTACTGGCTCGCGCCGATCGCCGGGATGCTCGCCGCCGCGTGGGTTTACGATGCGCTACGGCCAGCGGGTCAGGCGGGCGTGGTGCCGCCGGGCGTGCCGCTGGGCACCGAAGGACCGATCGACGACGGACGGCGCCGGTAG